A DNA window from Solanum lycopersicum chromosome 3, SLM_r2.1 contains the following coding sequences:
- the LOC101261303 gene encoding uncharacterized protein, translated as MSAKWRALQHRHRYTYSAVIFPKSFIEALQQTPSVHFYSELQQFVSLNSTYSQLNHAKKLASSFSELLSNVKADDESISTASRFYLEILLLENSQPLHRTLLSVLVKCNNFHTLIQNCFRQICEEYGENGKRFCVSRAALSMMSTPKLGYLVEIVDECAVLVGLNVVLGLSSVLAEINDWSRPSPVVMEQCQEALSCMYYLLQRFPSKFVNAGSNVLERILVTVLSILKSESFSRDCLVAAGVSFCVALQVCLSPQEIGLFIMGGIFNESSVVCSKLVFKGVLEKIPFKGNLVDELSKFSSLSRLCLVRGILTAVSRTVLNTGFVVSNDSFGSVRDSGDNKKSIKMILYDAILPELCNFCENPIDSHFSFHALTVMQICLQQVKTSMLDKNGSLEVNYDLISEDIGTRLLQIVWNNLEDPLNQTVKQVQLIFDLFLDIQANLHWAEGSDTFNLFTRKVAFDLLRLGPRCKGRYIPLASLTKRLGARTLLSMSPDLLFETIKAYIDDDVCCASTTFLKCFLQCLRDEYWSSDGIENGYNRFRGHCLPPLLSGLASGHSRLRSNLNTYALPVLLELDVDAIFLMLAFIGIRCGLDNGEVFLTELDFRGVSPVLEERVAVLVSLFKVSRFLALLEGDIDWCKDSLLSPEDVKQNLEKKDATVCIKGIEIKVPEKYLVLALTHIDETLRIDAAESLFINPKTASLPSSLELSLMKVAVPLNMRCCSTSFQMKWTSLFRKFFSRVRTALERQVKQGSWQPLARNDTSRNSVAKRTGDMFEDRADELFNFMKWLSCFLFFSCYPSAPYERKIMAMELLLIMLNVWSIVFPSEGTVDAVSPQFSLYPYSKGLLLPESTLLLVGSIVDSWDRLRVSSFRILLHFPSPLPGIHSEDMVSETIVWAKKLVYSPRVRESDAGALTLRLIFRKYVLELGWVVNASSNDVSAQPLSKLPSKENKACKFAPPAIEYLRSLIDWLDAVVQDGEKDLSEACKNSFVHGVLLTLRYTFEELDWDSDAIVCSISEMKGVLEKILELVRRITSVALWVVSADAWYLPDDMDEMGDEALLLEEVPHKMDEADKEQNTTEVQEGRQTEQIVMVGCWLAMKEVSLLLGTIIRKVPLPTSDVSESGSQDVHETVLSNMTSGTMLDLKQLEVIGNHFLEVLLKMKHNGAIDKTRAGFTALCNRLLCSNDARFCKLTESWMEQLMERTIAKGQTVDDLLRRSAGIPAAFIAFFLSEPQGTPKKLLPRALRWLVDVANKYLTDHTEANSFSADTSNGFVETGPATFSIIASDVYDAERISKIRDEGVVPTVHAFNVLKAAFNDTNLATDISGFSAEAMIISIRCFSSPHWEVRNSACLAYTALVRRMIGFLNVHKRASARRAITGIEFFHRYPPLHSFLFNELKIATESLLDGSSEHLRSNLAKVVHPSLCPVLILLSRLKPSPIASEAGDPLDPFLFMPFIRKCSVQSNLRIRVLASRALTGLVSNEKLPLVLLNIASELPGTGERFVNSELSMPSNRVNSSFNSLHGMLSQLSSLLETNCRDLADVSQKDKILAELIRILASRSWIGSPERCPCSIINSCFLKVLDNMLGVARTCQTSKNIYVIWELLWRSSSVCLDLGVVCAPAYFDPTTSNLRKQAACSYFNCVYQTSKEAAEEYLLVPSKGLPGSNLSMISVNEISFSRFKERLIRSFSDTSYEVRIATLKWFLLFLKTPEYSEIKRSCLTSMDLQTTMVKLLTLDNNHKCLNYILKIIYSWSLQEYQNNGEEYYPKFFGDMDIESVLQFWNKVVSLYKVTRQSKTREMLLCCMGVCIKQFAGSLSSSVVSLQDVKVGEVSHHDPSDMSKLSAFYECISYYVDLIEQHSDASEPVNMRRAAAESMIASGLLDQAEVIAPFVYNNQIPDGNLCSYFKHEMVVNIYAHKVLDLWFSCIRLLEDEDESLRKKLALDVQNCFRCKSSERTGAVPSQVEQVIEKSFNHLSSIFGRCLDYLDFLCRRVVDSASHACVISEGDLIKRVFDKEIDNHHEEKLLICQICCYHLEKLPTSGEGGDVRDILQKWRRQFGQKLVLFAKDYVAAQGGLDWIGGVGNHKDAFLPLYANLLAFYSLSNCIFNGKAEDRKSMLREVEEIGEAIQPFLTNPLISNLLLLVVTLHNKMISQDLIKKTTDESAWDAFDPYFLLR; from the exons ATGTCAGCTAAATGGAGAGCTTTACAGCATCGTCATCGTTATACATACAGTGCCGTAATATTCCCCAAAAGTTTCATTGAAGCACTTCAACAAACACCTTCAGTTCACTTCTACTCCGAACTACAACAGTTTGTCTCCTTAAACTCTACATACTCTCAGCTCAATCATGCCAAGAAACTCGCTTCATCTTTCTCTGAGTTACTCTCAAATGTCAAAGCCGATGACGAGTCAATTTCTACAGCTTCCAGATTTTACCTGGAGATTCTTTTGCTGGAGAATTCGCAGCCTCTGCATAGAACTTTACTATCCGTGCTTGTTAAGTGCAACAACTTTCATACCCTGATTCAAAACTGTTTCCGTCAAATTTGTGAGGAATATGGTGAAAATGGGAAGAGATTCTGTGTTTCTAGAGCTGCACTATCTATGATGAGCACCCCCAAGTTGGGTTACTTGGTCGAAATTGTTGACGAGTGTGCAGTTTTGGTTGGTTTGAATGTGGTTCTGGGTTTAAGCTCTGTGTTGGCAGAGATCAATGATTGGTCTAGACCGTCACCAGTTGTTATGGAACAGTGCCAGGAAGCTCTTTCTTGTATGTATTACTTGCTTCAGCGATTTCCGTCCAAGTTTGTTAATGCAGGTTCTAATGTTTTAGAGAGAATTCTGGTTACTGTTTTGAGCATTTTGAAATCGGAATCGTTTTCTAGAGATTGTCTAGTGGCAGCAGGGGTGAGTTTTTGTGTGGCTCTGCAGGTTTGTCTTAGCCCTCAAGAGATTGGACTGTTTATCATGGGAGGAATTTTCAATGAAAGTTCCGTTGTGTGTTCTAAGCTTGTATTTAAGGGTGTACTTGAGAAAATCCCATTTAAGGGCAATTTGGTTGATGAGTTAAGTAAATTTTCATCGTTGAGCAGACTTTGCTTGGTTAGAGGTATTTTAACTGCAGTCTCAAGGACAGTATTGAATACCGGGTTTGTTGTATCAAATGATAGCTTTGGTAGTGTTAGGGACTCTGGAGATAACAAGAAATCAATCAAAATGATCCTTTATGATGCAATTTTGCCTGAGCTTTGTAATTTTTGTGAGAATCCAATTGACAGTCACTTCAGTTTTCATGCTCTTACGGTAATGCAGATTTGCCTGCAGCAAGTAAAAACATCAATGCTAGATAAGAATGGAAGTCTGGAAGTAAATTATGATCTCATTTCTGAGGACATTGGGACACGATTATTGCAAATAGTGTGGAATAATTTGGAAGATCCTCTGAACCAAACAGTCAAACAAGTACAGCTTATATTTGATCTCTTCTTAGACATTCAGGCCAATCTACACTGGGCAGAGGGTAGTGATACATTCAATTTGTTCACGAGAAAGGTTGCCTTTGATCTTCTTCGCCTGGGACCACGCTGTAAAGGAAGATACATTCCTTTGGCATCCCTCACCAAGAGGCTGGGCGCAAGGACACTTTTAAGTATGAGCCCAGATCTATTGTTTGAAACAATAAAGGCATACATTGATGATGATGTGTGCTGTGCTTCAACGACATTTCTTAAGTGCTTCCTTCAGTGTTTACGTGATGAGTATTGGAGTAGTGATGGTATTGAAAACGGGTACAACAGATTTAGGGGTCATTGCCTGCCTCCACTTTTGTCGGGCCTAGCTTCTGGACATTCAAGACTCCGCTCTAATCTTAACACCTATGCACTTCCAGTATTACTTGAATTGGATGTTGATGCTATATTTCTGATGCTCGCTTTTATTGGCATCAGATGTGGTTTGGACAATGGTGAAGTATTTCTTACTGAGCTGGATTTTAGGGGTGTGTCTCCTGTGCTTGAAGAACGAGTGGCTGTTTTAGTTTCATTGTTTAAGGTTTCTCGTTTTCTTGCTTTGCTGGAAGGGGATATTGATTGGTGCAAAGATTCTTTGTTGTCTCCGGAAGACGTGAAGCAGAACTTGGAAAAAAAAGATGCTACTGTCTGCATCAAGGGGATTGAAATAAAAGTCCCAGAGAAATATCTGGTTTTGGCACTTACCCATATTGATGAGACACTTCGGATTGATGCAGCAGAATCTCTGTTCATAAATCCAAAGACCGCAAGTTTGCCTTCATCATTGGAACTCAGTCTGATGAAGGTAGCAGTTCCTTTGAACATGAGATGTTGCTCAACTTCTTTCCAGATGAAGTGGACAAGCTTATTTAGGAAGTTCTTTTCTCGGGTTCGAACAGCATTGGAGAGGCAGGTTAAGCAGGGAAGTTGGCAACCTCTTGCACGGAATGACACAAGTAGAAATTCTGTTGCTAAAAGAACAGGGGATATGTTTGAAGACAGGGCAGATGAACTTTTTAACTTTATGAAGTGGCTAAGTtgctttttgttcttttcatgCTACCCCTCTGCTCCATATGAGAGAAAGATAATGGCAATGGAACTTTTATTAATAATGCTAAATGTTTGGTCTATTGTGTTTCCTTCAGAAGGAACGGTTGATGCTGTTTCTCCTCAGTTCTCTCTTTATCCCTACAGTAAGGGGCTTCTTTTACCTGAATCAACTCTATTGCTGGTTGGATCAATTGTTGATAGTTGGGACCGGCTTAGAGTGAGTTCTTTTCGTATTCTGCTGCATTTTCCTTCTCCTCTTCCTGGAATTCATAGCGAGGACATGGTTAGTGAAACAATTGTTTGGGCTAAGAAGCTAGTCTATAGTCCACGTGTCAGAGAAAGTGATGCTGGAGCTCTGACTCTACGACTCATATTCAGAAAGTATGTTTTGGAACTTGGTTGGGTTGTAAATGCCTCATCTAATGATGTATCTGCTCAACCACTGTCCAAGCTGCCAAGCAAGGAGAATAAGGCGTGTAAGTTTGCCCCTCCAGCAATAGAATATCTAAGATCACTGATTGATTGGCTGGATGCAGTAGTTCAGGATGGAGAGAAGGATCTTTCAGAAGCATGTAAGAACAGCTTTGTTCATGGTGTTCTGCTTACGCTTCGATACACATTTGAGGAACTTGACTGGGATTCTGATGCAATAGTCTGCAGTATATCTGAAATGAAAGGGGTATTGGAGAAGATTTTGGAGTTGGTCAGGCGAATTACTTCGGTGGCCCTTTGGGTGGTATCAGCTGATGCTTGGTACTTACCTGATGATATGGATGAAATGGGTGATGAGGCTCTTTTGTTAGAGGAGGTTCCTCATAAGATGGATGAGGCAGACAAGGAACAAAATACAACAGAGGTGCAGGAGGGCAGGCAAACTGAGCAGATAGTTATGGTTGGTTGTTGGCTTGCTATGAAAGAG GTGAGCCTTCTTTTGGGAACAATAATAAGAAAGGTTCCTTTGCCTACTTCAGATGTTTCAGAATCAGGTTCCCAAGATGTTCATGAAACTGTCTTATCCAATATGACATCTGGCACAATGCTTGATCTGAAACAACTCGAGGTAATTGGCAACCATTTCTTGGAAGTCCTTTTGAAAATGAAGCATAACGGAGCTATTGATAAGACAAGGGCTGGATTTACTGCGCTTTGCAATCGATTGCTTTGTTCAAATGATGCTAG ATTTTGTAAGTTGACCGAGTCTTGGATGGAGCAACTTATGGAACGGACAATAGCCAAGGGACAGACTGTGGATGATCTCCTAAGGAGAAGTGCTGGTATTCCTGCAGCATTTATTGCTTTTTTCCTTTCAGAGCCACAGGGCACACCAAAAAAGCTTTTGCCAAGGGCATTACGGTGGTTAGTAGATGTGGCTAATAAGTATTTAACAGATCATACTGAAGCAAATAGTTTCAGTGCTGATACCAGCAATGGTTTTGTGGAGACTGGTCCAGCTACTTTTTCTATAATTGCATCTGATGTTTATGATGCTGAAAGGATCTCAAAGATTCGAGATGAGGGTGTCGTTCCTACTGTGCATGCTTTCAATGTTCTTAAAGCTGCTTTTAATGATACCAACCTAGCAACTGATATATCAGGTTTTTCTGCTGAGGCTATGATTATCTCGATACGTTGTTTCTCTTCTCCACACTGGGAAGTACGGAATAGTGCTTGTCTTGCTTATACTGCCTTGGTTCGTCGCATGATTGGATTTCTAAACGTGCACAAGCGGGCATCAGCTAGGCGTGCTATAACTGGGATTGAATTCTTTCATAG GTACCCTCCCTTGCATTCATTCTTATTTAATGAGCTAAAAATTGCAACGGAGTCACTTTTAGATGGATCATCTGAACATCTAAGGTCCAACCTTGCGAAAGTTGTTCATCCCAGCTTATGTCCAGTCCTGATTCTCTTATCTCGACTCAAGCCTTCTCCAATTGCAAGTGAAGCTGGTGATCCCCTGGACCCTTTCCTTTTCATGCCATTCATCAGGAAATGCTCAGTCCAGAGCAATTTGCGTATTCGTGTTCTCGCATCCAGAGCTCTAACAGGTCTAGTGTCTAATGAAAAACTTCCGCTAGTTCTCCTAAATATTGCCTCTGAGTTACCTGGCACTGGGGAGCGCTTTGTGAATTCTGAATTGTCTATGCCATCCAATAGAGTTAATAGTTCTTTCAATTCACTTCATGGGATGTTATCGCAGTTGAGCTCTCTTCTTGAGACGAACTGCAGAGATCTAGCTGATGTTtcccaaaaagataaaattctTGCTGAACTAATTCGTATTCTTGCTTCACGCTCATGGATTGGGAGTCCTGAGCGATGTCCATGCTCAATTATCAACAGCTGCTTTTTGAAGGTGTTAGATAACATGCTGGGTGTTGCCAGAACATGTCAAACGagcaaaaatatttatgtcatttgGGAACTCCTTTGGAGGTCATCTTCAGTATGTTTAGATTTAGGAGTGGTTTGTGCACCAGCATATTTTGATCCGACTACCTCAAATCTTCGGAAACAAGCTGCATGCTCATATTTCAATTGTGTTTACCAAACATCTAAAGAAGCTGCTGAAGAGTATCTGTTAGTACCATCCAAAGGCCTTCCTGGTTCGAACTTATCAATGATATCTGTAAATGAAATTTCTTTCAGCAGATTCAAGGAAAGGCTAATACGTTCTTTCTCTGACACTTCATATGAAGTTCGGATTGCAACATTGAAgtggtttcttttatttctcaAGACACCAGAATATAGTGAGATAAAGAGAAGTTGCTTGACCAGCATGGATCTCCAGACCACTATGGTGAAACTTTTAACTTTGGACAATAACCATAAATGTTTGAACTACATTCTGAAGATTATCTACAGCTGGAGTTTGCAGGAATATCAGAATAATGGAGAAGAATATTATCCTAAATTTTTTGGTGATATGGATATTGAGTCCGTGCTCCAGTTTTGGAACAAGGTGGTTTCCTTGTACAAGGTCACTAGGCAATCGAAGACTCGAGAGATGCTTCTTTGTTGCATGGGGGTTTGTATTAAACAATTTGCTGGTTCACTAAGTAGTTCAGTTGTAAGCTTGCAAGACGTCAAAGTTGGTGAAGTCAGCCACCATGATCCATCTGATATGTCTAAATTATCTGCCTTTTACGAGTGCATCAGCTACTATGTTGACCTGATTGAACAACACAGTGATGCATCAGAGCCTGTAAACATGCGTAGGGCGGCAGCAGAGTCTATGATAGCATCTGGCTTATTGGACCAAGCTGAGGTTATTGCCCCTTTTGTCTACAATAACCAAATTCCTGATGGCAATTTGTGTTCCTATTTCAAGCATGAAATGGTGGTTAATATATATGCCCATAAAGTCCTGGATTTATGGTTTTCATGCATTAGGCTTCTTGAGGATGAAGATGAGAGTCTTAGGAAGAAACTTGCCCTGGATGTCCAGAATTGTTTTAGATGTAAAAGTTCTGAAAGGACAGGAGCGGTCCCAAGCCAAGTAGAGCAAGTGATTGAGAAGAGCTTCAATCATCTTTCATCAATCTTTGGTCGCTGTCTTGACTACCTTGATTTCCTTTGCCGCAGGGTTGTTGATTCTGCTAGCCATGCTTGTGTTATTTCTGAAGGAGATCTTATCAAACGTGTCTTTGACAAGGAGATTGACAACCATCATGAAGAAAAACTTTTGATATGCCAGATATGTTGTTATCATTTGGAGAAGCTTCCAACCTCTGGTGAAGGTGGTGATGTGAGGGACATTTTGCAGAAGTGGAGGAGGCAGTTTGGGCAGAAGTTAGTATTATTTGCCAAAGATTATGTTGCTGCACAGGGAGGACTTGATTGGATTGGTGGGGTTGGTAACCACAAAGATGCATTCTTACCTCTTTATGCAAATTTACTTGCCTTTTATTCATTGTCAAACTGTATTTTTAATGGGAAAGCAGAAGACAGAAAGTCTATGCTCCGTGAAGTTGAAGAAATTGGTGAGGCCATACAACCATTCCTTACAAACCCATTAATCTCTAATTTGTTGTTATTAGTAGTTACGTTGCACAACAAAATGATCAGCCAAGATTTGATCAAAAAGACTACTGATGAATCAGCGTGGGATGCTTTTGatccttattttcttttaaggTGA